GCCGAGGCCGAGCGCGCCCGGAAGGAGGCGCTGGGCGCGCTGCAGGCCGCGCGCGACCGCCCGCCGCGCTTCTACCTCGCGTTCGCGGGCGTGGCGGACAAGTCGGGGCAGCTGGACGCGGCGCTCACCCAGCTCGCGGAGGCGCGCCTGCGCCGCAAGCTCGCCTCGCTCGGCGCCCTGCTTGCGCCCGCGGACGAGTCCAAGGCGAACGCGAAGAGCGTGCTCAAGAAGCGCCGCCTCAAGGGCTACCGCCTCAGCGCCGAGGTGCTCCCGGGCCCCGGCGGCGGGCTGAAGCTCGCGCTGCTGTGCATGACCTACCCCGAGCAGTCCCTCCTGGGCCAGGTGGAGGTGAAGGCCTCCGGCGCCAAGCCCGCTGACCTCCTCAAGGCCCTCGCCCCGCGTGCCGTGGACGAGGCCGCCCAGACCTTCGAGTGGAGCCCCTGACCATGCCCCCGACCGCGACCCTCGTGACCCCTCCGCCCGGTGCGGTGAACCGCCGCCTGCGCAACTACCTGCTCGAGCCGCGCTTCCAGCTCAAGTTCACCAGCTACATCGTGCTCTCCTCGCTGGTGCTCTCGGTGCTGCTGGGCGCCTTCCTCGTGCACACCACGCGCGTGCTGATGCAGGAGACCGAGTCCGCCGTCGAGGCGCGCTCGCGCGCGGCGGAGGCGAGCCGCAGCGTGTCCACCGCCACGCTCAACAACGAGCTGCTCGCGCGCATGGACGACCCCGCGTTCGAGGCGCAGCTCAAGGCCAAGTCCCAGGCCATCGACGCGGCGTACGAGGCCGAGCGCTCGGCCATCGTGCAGCAGCGCGCCGAGCTGGTGCACCGCCAGCGCCTCACCTGGGTGGTGCTCGCCGGCTGCCTCCTGGGCTTCATCGTCTTCGTGGCGCTCGCCACCATCGTCGCCACGCACCGCATCGTGGGGCCGCTGATGCGCATCCGCCGCATCGTGCAGGCGGTGGCGGACGGGCAGCTGCAGGGACACCTGCACGCGCTGCGCGAGCGCGACGAGCTGAAGGAGACCTTCGAGTCCGTGAGCCGCATGGTGCAGCGGCTGCGCGAGCGGCAGGAGGAGGACGTGCTCGAGCTCTCGCGCGCGCTCGCGCAGGCGGAGGCGGGCGGGCTCGCCGCAGGCGCCCTCGGCGAGCTGCGCGCGCTCGAGGCCCGCATGCGCCACCGCCTGGACGACGGGGACTCGCGCGCGGCGTTCGCCCCCGCGCCCGGCGCCGCAGCCGCGGGCCGGGGCGTCAGCTCGCGGAGAGGGTGAGCCCCATCTCGGTGAGCTCCTGGTGCACGCGCAGCCGCGCCTGCGCCCAGGGCAGCGCCTCCACGCGGTAGCCGGCGAGCGCGGCGAGCAGCTGCCCCCGGTAGCTCGCGTGGCCGGGGTCCGCGATGATCACCACCCCGCGGTCCGCGTGCGAGCGGATGAGCCGGCCCACCCCCTGGCGCAGCTGCAGCAGCGCGCGCGGCAGCCGGTAGCCCACGAAGCCCCAGTGCGCGTTTCCTCCTCCTCCGGCACTGCGCCCCGCGAGCGCCTCCTCGCGGGCGGTGACGAGCGGGCGGCCCGCGGGCTCGAGCGGCAGCTTGTCGATGAAGACGCAGCCCACGCCGCGCCCGGGGATGTCCACGCCCTGCCAGAAGCTCTTGGTGCCCAGGAGCACCGTGCCCGCGTCGCGCTCCTGGCGCGCCGCGAGCGAGCGGCCGTGGCCGCGCGTCTGGCGCAGCACCTCGATGCCCCGCGGCTCCAGCCGCGACTGCACCTCGCGCGCCACGCGCTCGAGCCGCCGCGTGGAGGCGAAGAGCCCCAGCACCCGGCCGCCCATCACCTGGGCGAGCCCCGCCACGCGCCCCGCCGCCCACTCGACGAACGCGTCCTCGTGCGCGCGCGGCGCGTCCGTCACCAGCACCACCAGCGCCTGGCGCTGCAGGTCGAAGGGGGAGGGGGCGCTGAGCACGCGGGGGGGCACCCGCTCGTTGGGCCCCTGCCTGCGCCCCTCGAGGCCGAGGCGGCGCAGCACGTAGGGCGCCTGGGGCCCGGTGCTCAGTGTGGCGGAGGTGAGCACCAGCGCGCGCTTCTGCGCCGCGAAGTCCTTCGACACGAAGCCCGACACGTCCACCGGCTGCGCGACCACGCTCCAGCCGCGCCGCCGCGGCACCGCGCTCGCCGCGTAGCAGCGCCCGGGCGCGGGCTCGTCCGCCAGCTCCTGCGCGAGCGTGGCGAGCTCCTGCAGCTCGGTGGTGGCTCCGGACAGCTCGCGCTCGAGCGCGGGCTGGCGCACCGCGAGCTCCGGCAGGCACTCCGGCACCCGCAGGGTGAGCAGCTTGTGCAGCACGTCCAGCGCCTCGCGCAGCCCGAGCAGCCCGTCGCGCACCGGCGCCCAGGCGGCGCTCGCGCGCACCGCGTCCGTCACCCGCACCTCGGGCGCGTACGCGGCCTCCTCCACCTCCTCGGCTCCGGCGGCCGCCGCCTCGGCCGCGGCGGCCGGCACGCAGAAGGCCGTCACCGCCTCGCCCAGCCCCTGCACCGAGCGCCCGAGCGAGGCGAGGCTGCCCTCCACCTCGCTCATCACCCCGCGCGCCTGGCCGAGCCGCGAGGAGAAGAGCGCGCGGCGCAGCTCGGCGAAGAGCCCGCGCCGCCCGTCGCGCCCGTGCAGCCGCTCGAAGAGCCGGGCGAAGGCGGGGTCCGAGAGCTCCGAGGAGAGCGCCTGGGTGGCCACGTCCTCCACCTCGTGCGCCTCGTCCAGCACCAGGTGCTCGAGCTTCGGGTAGCGCTGGGGCCACGCGAACGCGAGCGACTGGTTCACCACCAGCACGTCCGCCGCCTTCGCCTGGGCCACGGCCGAGTGGTAGGCGCAGCGGTGGTAGTGCGCGCAGCGCTCGCCCAGCGTGGTGGACGCCTCCGAGCGCAGCTGGGGCAGCAGCGCGTGGGTGACGGGGAAGCGCTCTCGAAACCAGTGCGAGAGCCGGTCCAGGTCTCCGTCCGGGCTGCGGCGCAGGTAGGCGCGCAGGTAGGCGCGCGGGGCGCGCGCGCCGTGGCCCATGCCGGGCTCCACCAGCGTGGCCTCGAGCGCGCGGCGGCGGCACAGGTAGTTGGTCTGGCCCTTGAGCAGCGCGTAGCCGAAGGCGCCGCCGGTGGCGCGGTGCAGGCGCGGCAGATCCTTCTCGATGAGCTGGTCCTGCAGCGTCTTGGTGTGCGGCGCCACCCCCACCTTGCGCCCGTTGCGCGCGGCGAAGAGGGCAGCGGGCGCGAGGTACGCGAGGCTCTTGCCGGTGCCGGTGCCCGCCTCCACCGCGAGCATCCCGCCCTCGGAGAGCGTGCGCGCCACGGCCTGGGCCATGTCCAGCTGCGCGGCGCGCGGGGCGAAGCCGCCCGGCTCGCGCTCGAGCGCGCCGCCGGGGCCGAGCAGCGCCTGCACCTCGGCCTCCGTCACCGGCTCCACCGGGCGCTCGGGCTCTCCGTCCTTGGGCGGCGGCGGGCTCACCTTGCCGTCGCGCCGCAGGCGCTCGGGGCGGCCCGGTGAGAAGCCCGCGGAGGTGAGCGTGAGCGGCACCGGGGTGCGCCGGCACGCCTCCCACAGCCCCGAGAGCAGCTGCAGCAGGGGCTGGGCCTCGGCGCCAGACTCGGAGCCACCGGCCTCGCCCGCCTCGGCCTGGGCGAGCCGCAGCGCGGCGCGCGGGCGCGGGTCCAGCGTGGTGAGCAGGTCCGCCACGTCCTCGGCGCGCCCCTCGCGGATGCAGCCCGCGAGCGCGTGCAGCAGCACGGCGTGGGTGGACTCGCAGTCGCTCATCGCGCGGTGGCGCGTGCGCCCCTCGAGC
This genomic interval from Aggregicoccus sp. 17bor-14 contains the following:
- a CDS encoding helicase C-terminal domain-containing protein, which translates into the protein MGGAAELFTRHVFLDLETTGLDPRVDEVIELGALFVEGGREVGRVAHLFRPSRPLPIAIRRLTGIEDAMLADRPPLAALVPQLREQLRGWTVVAHNAPFEKGFLPDLLGPISAPLLDSCELLHYLHPELPSHSLEALLRWAGLEGRTRHRAMSDCESTHAVLLHALAGCIREGRAEDVADLLTTLDPRPRAALRLAQAEAGEAGGSESGAEAQPLLQLLSGLWEACRRTPVPLTLTSAGFSPGRPERLRRDGKVSPPPPKDGEPERPVEPVTEAEVQALLGPGGALEREPGGFAPRAAQLDMAQAVARTLSEGGMLAVEAGTGTGKSLAYLAPAALFAARNGRKVGVAPHTKTLQDQLIEKDLPRLHRATGGAFGYALLKGQTNYLCRRRALEATLVEPGMGHGARAPRAYLRAYLRRSPDGDLDRLSHWFRERFPVTHALLPQLRSEASTTLGERCAHYHRCAYHSAVAQAKAADVLVVNQSLAFAWPQRYPKLEHLVLDEAHEVEDVATQALSSELSDPAFARLFERLHGRDGRRGLFAELRRALFSSRLGQARGVMSEVEGSLASLGRSVQGLGEAVTAFCVPAAAAEAAAAGAEEVEEAAYAPEVRVTDAVRASAAWAPVRDGLLGLREALDVLHKLLTLRVPECLPELAVRQPALERELSGATTELQELATLAQELADEPAPGRCYAASAVPRRRGWSVVAQPVDVSGFVSKDFAAQKRALVLTSATLSTGPQAPYVLRRLGLEGRRQGPNERVPPRVLSAPSPFDLQRQALVVLVTDAPRAHEDAFVEWAAGRVAGLAQVMGGRVLGLFASTRRLERVAREVQSRLEPRGIEVLRQTRGHGRSLAARQERDAGTVLLGTKSFWQGVDIPGRGVGCVFIDKLPLEPAGRPLVTAREEALAGRSAGGGGNAHWGFVGYRLPRALLQLRQGVGRLIRSHADRGVVIIADPGHASYRGQLLAALAGYRVEALPWAQARLRVHQELTEMGLTLSAS
- a CDS encoding HAMP domain-containing protein: MPPTATLVTPPPGAVNRRLRNYLLEPRFQLKFTSYIVLSSLVLSVLLGAFLVHTTRVLMQETESAVEARSRAAEASRSVSTATLNNELLARMDDPAFEAQLKAKSQAIDAAYEAERSAIVQQRAELVHRQRLTWVVLAGCLLGFIVFVALATIVATHRIVGPLMRIRRIVQAVADGQLQGHLHALRERDELKETFESVSRMVQRLRERQEEDVLELSRALAQAEAGGLAAGALGELRALEARMRHRLDDGDSRAAFAPAPGAAAAGRGVSSRRG
- a CDS encoding HEAT repeat domain-containing protein; amino-acid sequence: MPLLALLVLALLAPTAALAQGDGRIAYLSRQLERAKDPRVRAQSALVLGATEDPEALQPLCRALADPSELVRAAAARSLGTLGEPGGLDCLHARPSDPDAEAERARKEALGALQAARDRPPRFYLAFAGVADKSGQLDAALTQLAEARLRRKLASLGALLAPADESKANAKSVLKKRRLKGYRLSAEVLPGPGGGLKLALLCMTYPEQSLLGQVEVKASGAKPADLLKALAPRAVDEAAQTFEWSP